CTGTTGAAAAGCCAGTTGCACTCGTTCTAAAGCTTCATCATGTCGGCCAAGCCGTGATAGGATAGTGGCCAGATTGGTTTGGGCTGAGGCGAACGTTGGGACGCTGTCGACGGCCAAACGAAACTGTGCAACGGCCTCTTCCTTACGTTCAGAGAGTTCGAGGGCGCCAGCGAGTTCGTTGCGTATCACGACCGCACCGGGTCGAATCCCGAGAGCCGCCTGGTAGAATCGTACGGATTCACGAGGATCGCTTTGGAATAACGCCCGTGCGAGCCTAGTGTTAGCCCAAAAGTCACCCGGGTGAGCCTGCTGAACACTTTTCAAGAAAGGAAGGGGGTCTTTACCTGCTTCCCTCATTCGCTGTTCTAATAACAACAAGACCGGTAAAGAGGGATAGGTGTTTGGAGCCGTATCGATCAATTTCGTGAGGGCCGCATCGTCCTTCCATATTCCTGGATCGTTCACGCGAGTTCGCCAACTCGTCAACTCTGGATCGGCCTTCCGGATCACTTCAATCAACCATTCCTTGCGATTGTCATTCTTGATTCGGCATGCGGCCCATTGATCGAGAGCGGCTAACAATAAAGATTTTATTGGGGAAGAACTAATTTGCGAAGCTGCGACGTCGGTATCGACTTCCCCAGGCACCACCAGACCCGCTTGTCGGAATGCATTTTCATAGGCAATGTCCGATGGCTTAAAGTCGAGCGAATCCTCCCTCATCACAAATCCTTCGAGACGAATAGCATCCAGTCGATCAACCAATTCGAGATTGAGTCGTCCACGTTCGAGCCGTTGGATCAACCGAACAGGCGGACGTTCCCCCAACCTGCCTTTCGCTCGCTCCAAAGCCGCTCTTGCCTCGGTCCAGGATGAGTTCTTCAGTAGCTCATTCATCTCGTTCAAGTCGGCTTCTGCAGCTTGATAGGTAGCCGCCCTTTCGGAGAGCATCCAAAGTCCACTGCCTACCAAAAAAAATGTCGACAGTATGCTCAAACCTAAGGCTGCAAACAAAAATGGCCGCCTTCGAACCTTCCTTGCCATCTTCGCTAGCAGACTCTCCGGTCTCGCTGAGATTGCTTCGCCTAAATGGAAGCTGTGAAGGTCTTTCGCTAAAGCACCTGCAGATTCGTATCGTAGCCGAGGTTCCTTTTGCAAGCACTTCAGGCAAATTGTCTCCAGATCGCGAGGAATTTTCGAGTTCAGCCGCGAAGGAGGTATTGGATCTTGAGCGATTACATTCTGGATCGTTTCCGCCACCGACTCTGCTTTGAAAGGCGGTAGACCCGTCAAGAGTTCGTAAAGTATTGCCCCTAAAGCATAAGTGTCGGCCGCGGGGCCCACTGCAAGGGCATTACCAGTGGCCTGCTCCGGGGCCATATAACTAGGTGTCCCTACGGCGATACCGCTCAGAGTCAGACGGGTTTCCCCCTCCAATCGTCGCGCCACACCAAAATCGGCAATTTTGGGAGTGCCATCCTCGGTAAGTAGAACATTAGCCGGCTTGAGATCGCGATGGACGATCCCACTTTCATGAGCAGCCTGCACCGCTTCGGCCAAGGTTTCTACAAGCACTGCGGAAGCACGCGCCGATTGAGGCGTGCCCTCCAGTCTCTGAGCGAGACTGCCCCCCCCAATAAATTCCATTGTGAAGTAAGGCTGCCCTTCCGAATCGCCGACGTCGTAAACCTGAACGATGTTTGCATGGCGCAACCCCGCCACTGCCTCAGCTTCCCGTTGGAAGCGCTCTCGCTCATTGGGAGCTGCGTAAGCTCCCGCTAGTGCCATCTTCAAAGCCACGACTCGGTTGAGGCGTAAGTGCTTGGCCCTGAAAACGATCCCCATGCCACCTCGCCCCAGGATTGCCTCTAGCTCGTAACCAGGAATGTGTGGTAGGGTTTTGGAATTGGAAAGCGCCGTAGGATTTGATGCGGACTCATCAGACGGAGGCGGAAACAAGGCATTTACTTCTGCTTGGACAATGCGTAAGCGCTGCCAGCGTTCCCGAACTTCTGGAAGAAGTTCGGGGCAGTCACTGCAAACCTCTTCTGGAGTTGACAGCGAATCTATCAGAGCATCCATCATTTGCTCTATTCGCTGGTCTTCGAGCATTTAGAATCTCCCAGTAGACGATTGAGCTCATGACCCCCGACATCCACCGGATACCACGCCAATTCAGGAAGCTACGTTTGAGCCTGAATATGGCTTTTCGGGCGAAGGTCACCCAGCGCCTCGGTAAGTAAATGCAAGCTGCGATTTAACCGGCGATTTACCGTCATAGCCGAAACGCCCAAGATCTCCGCGGCTTCCACTTGACTCATTCCCTGAATTTTCACCAAATCGAAAGCTTCCCGTTCATCCTCGGGCAGGTTTTCGATCGCCTTGAGCATCTGTCGGCAATCAGCGGAAAGACCAGAATCGCTATTTGCCAGGGCAGGTAAATTAGCATCCTGAAGTTCCACGGCAGCGGGTTGAATATCTAAGCGTCGAGCCAAATCATTCAGTTCCCAACGCATATGCTGACCGGCTAAAGCGAAAAACAGCCGTACGTTTGAAGGGCGAGATTCCCGCATTGCTTTAAGCAGACGCTCGACCACGGCGCTGAGCAATTCATCCGGTTGGAGATTAAGCGGTGGCCGAGTTAAACGGGGATAACTTCGATAAAGCAGCGATGAGCAGAGTTGATGTAGACGCCGTACTGCCCGATCTAATAGCTCGCGGACAACAGGTTCTGTGGGTGCATCGCCGGCCAGTTTGTCGAGGTAGCGTTGGACAGCAGCGGTAGTACGTTCCTGGTCCATGAAATAGTCTCCAATCGGACTCCTGGAGTTTAGCTGATTGTAGTCCATGGAATTAACTAAAACATGCTTGGTTTAGTTCAAAGCTTGGAAGATTCTCCACTCGATCATAATAAGTCAACAAAAAGTAGGTTATTTTTTGGACAAATGAACCCATTCAGTTTGAAATAAATTGTGTTTCCACGAATCTTCACGATTTGGTTCGTGTCAGTATTTGGAGAAAGAAATAGGATTAGAGTTCATCCTCGACCCACCACAAATCTAGGTCCTATTGTTCCTTTCCAGGTTTGGATATTCACCTTTTTCAAATCCAGAATCCTACTCCACACATTTTTTTTTCCGTGGCACCGCATCCTCACCGGCCGGATTTCCCCCCACGTCTTGATCGAAATTTATCGATTACTTGCTTTTTGTAGAATAAGGTTGAACATCTCGAGCTTGAATTGCCGTACCCGCTTCGGCTATACCCTTCTTTACTCCCGAAATAGTTTCTTCGTAATAAGCCGGACCAGCCTCTACAACCCAATTTTGCAAAGCGTATGATTTTGCAAAACCCTGCTTTTGAAGTCTTCGCTCCGTATCGTACGCCATCAGCATCCCTCGGATTACGGCGGATTCCACGTCTCCGGTTTTCAATCGGTTGTTTCCCTGATCGCGAATCAAAGGAGCAAATGCGACCTTCGTCGCGCCTAGCTTTGCAGCCTCTCGCAGACCCGATATGCCAATTTGCGTCATCTTCTGAAGCGATAGATTGGCCTCGTCCCCAAGACCGATGAGAAGCAATTTTTTCGGTTTGATCGTTTCCGCAGGCGCATCGATAATTAATACTTCCAGGTCGTCTCCAGTAAATTCACCTCGATTCCGAAGTGAGCTTATCAGCCCGCCTAGTCGCTTGTCGAGTTCGACGGGTGCCCCAGTCATCTTTTTGTCCGACTCAGCCGATTTTTTGAAGTAACAAACGATCTGTAAGGGCACTTCGGCATCGTAAGGCCCCTGCATTCGAACTATAATCGACGAATCATGAGGGCCTGCCAGTTTCGTTTCGGCAGGTGCTTGAACTGGATTTTCGGCACTTGCCGACGGAATCGCAACAACGAGCTGGAAAAACGCTAGAGCAAGCAATTTAATCGACTGGTTCATGGAGTATCTCACAGTGTTAGAATTTGTAGGTTAACCAAGTCGTGATGTAATCGACGGGTTTACCAGGTGTGCTTTGTTCAAGAAATGGGCCTGGAAATATGTGAACGTAACTTGTAAGTAATGTCAAATGGGGAGTGGGATTCCAAATGAGCGTTAAAGCGGGGCTCGAACCAATATATCTCGCACGACTCGACTGACCACTCGCCAGTAGGTTGCCGGATAACTGGTAAATGCCATCTTCCAGGCTCTGCCGCCAGAAGAAGTTCCAGTCGGCTGAGAGGCTCAGTTTTTCGGATAATTTAAGGTCGAGTGTGGGATGAAGGTCAATAAGATTCATGGGCCCAAAAGGGCCGGTCAAGTTAAAGTAAGCACCGGCGGGGAAAAGTGGATTGAAAGTCTGTAGATTGCGAGTGAGAGCATTTCGATCGCCACTTGCGATATCGAATCGAACACCGGGAGTAGGCTCCAATGGTAGCTCTTCCAGTTTATAACGAATAGCGTTCGCCGCCGTCCAGGCACTAATTTGTCCTCCATCGAAGGAGCCAAATTGGTAAACGTATTCCAGGTTGTACTCTATGGGTTCTGGTCTCGCCCAAATTCGTGTACCGAATGAATGCCTCAGTTCATAACCTTTCCCTTCATCGTATGTTGCCGTCCTGTTTTCATAACCGAGATAATAAACGTCGAAGTTAATCTTGGAATCATACCCTGTAGGCCGAACACCATAAATACCCCAGAACGAAATTTGTGGATTGGGCTCATCGTCAAAGGTCTGCGCGTTGTTCAATACCGGTTTTCCCCACCATCCATCGACGGACCAATCACCAATTTTTGCTAAAAATCGGGCCGCGTCGAACGAGAGCCTGAGATTCGGTCCCTCTCTTACATCAATGAGTCGACCAGAGCCATATTCGAATTCCTGTCGACCGATCCTCCAAGTGATCGAATCGTCATTGATCAGATTCCATTTCCAGTCAAAAAACGCTTGATGCAAATCGAATTGATTTCGGTCTATATCCGGTCGCGGACCACCGATTCGACCGTCCTCGAATCCACTGATCGACTGGACGAAAATGCGGAAATTCGGCTCGATATGCAAATCTCCGTAGAGCATATACCTCTGCAAGAAATACGTGTTGTTCCCTCGCGCGTTTGATGGAGCAAGCCCATACGAACCGTTGTGGTATGTTTCGAACCACTCTCGAATATCTCCTCCTATGGTCAAATAGTATTCTTCGCGATCGAAGAGCGGAATATATTTCAAAGGGTCCCAGTAGTCCGTTCGCTTTTGAGGCTCTTTGAGATAGCTCCAATCTTCGCTGTACCTAAGAAGCTTGTAGGTCGGTGCTCCTTCCGTTCCCGCTGGAACCGAGCCAGATATTGCTTGCTGACCCGGACCGAAGCGCGTATCCAATCTTTTATCAGTTACTTTATCTTGAGGGTCGGTGGTCGAAGATTTATCAGAACTTAAAGAGGATTCTCGATTTGTAACAACCGGCGATGATTCTGGAGTTTGAGCTACCGTATTTGAACTCGAAATAACTAAGGCGAGCGCGAAAGAGAGAAGCAAGTTTCGTTGAAAAGCATCCAATGGTCTTACCAGTCGGCGCGCTTGCACTTCATCAGTTGCAGGCTGCGCCAAGCCGTATGCAAATCGATATTTTTTTATATTTTTCATACGTTCCACTTGTTTGAGGCCAATAGACTCAAAAAGCCCAGCAAGCACAACCTCTGCC
The genomic region above belongs to Telmatocola sphagniphila and contains:
- a CDS encoding serine/threonine-protein kinase is translated as MLEDQRIEQMMDALIDSLSTPEEVCSDCPELLPEVRERWQRLRIVQAEVNALFPPPSDESASNPTALSNSKTLPHIPGYELEAILGRGGMGIVFRAKHLRLNRVVALKMALAGAYAAPNERERFQREAEAVAGLRHANIVQVYDVGDSEGQPYFTMEFIGGGSLAQRLEGTPQSARASAVLVETLAEAVQAAHESGIVHRDLKPANVLLTEDGTPKIADFGVARRLEGETRLTLSGIAVGTPSYMAPEQATGNALAVGPAADTYALGAILYELLTGLPPFKAESVAETIQNVIAQDPIPPSRLNSKIPRDLETICLKCLQKEPRLRYESAGALAKDLHSFHLGEAISARPESLLAKMARKVRRRPFLFAALGLSILSTFFLVGSGLWMLSERAATYQAAEADLNEMNELLKNSSWTEARAALERAKGRLGERPPVRLIQRLERGRLNLELVDRLDAIRLEGFVMREDSLDFKPSDIAYENAFRQAGLVVPGEVDTDVAASQISSSPIKSLLLAALDQWAACRIKNDNRKEWLIEVIRKADPELTSWRTRVNDPGIWKDDAALTKLIDTAPNTYPSLPVLLLLEQRMREAGKDPLPFLKSVQQAHPGDFWANTRLARALFQSDPRESVRFYQAALGIRPGAVVIRNELAGALELSERKEEAVAQFRLAVDSVPTFASAQTNLATILSRLGRHDEALERVQLAFQQGIQTSGLYRVLGYSLMAKERQDDAESAFRRAIKLNPGDMWAQDGLRKALIHQGKFEEASAPWKMALSSHPSEHKYWYGYAELCLFLGQENEYCSARRELLEKFGNDSFSVTAERTARACLLLQSTEAERKQTVALIDKTLREVDRSRYQQFYASLLFVKGLAEYREERFEQAISTMRGDASGVLGPAPRLVLAMALHQRGLQAEARKTLADAISSHDWRSKNIRDQDGWIFHVLRREAEHLILPNLAAFLNGKYAPRDNDERLALIGVCEFQNRTHALTKLYDDAFAANCELFESFDERQRLFAIHASALAGIGRGSDTSVLTEPERIKCRKLARLWLQDWMDSLSKSTTGTPKSREILRRVYTQWKKDPDLSGIRELAELEKLPEVERKEFVKIWETIDKALRDVERSK
- a CDS encoding sigma-70 family RNA polymerase sigma factor; this encodes MDQERTTAAVQRYLDKLAGDAPTEPVVRELLDRAVRRLHQLCSSLLYRSYPRLTRPPLNLQPDELLSAVVERLLKAMRESRPSNVRLFFALAGQHMRWELNDLARRLDIQPAAVELQDANLPALANSDSGLSADCRQMLKAIENLPEDEREAFDLVKIQGMSQVEAAEILGVSAMTVNRRLNRSLHLLTEALGDLRPKSHIQAQT
- a CDS encoding M17 family peptidase N-terminal domain-containing protein, with the protein product MNQSIKLLALAFFQLVVAIPSASAENPVQAPAETKLAGPHDSSIIVRMQGPYDAEVPLQIVCYFKKSAESDKKMTGAPVELDKRLGGLISSLRNRGEFTGDDLEVLIIDAPAETIKPKKLLLIGLGDEANLSLQKMTQIGISGLREAAKLGATKVAFAPLIRDQGNNRLKTGDVESAVIRGMLMAYDTERRLQKQGFAKSYALQNWVVEAGPAYYEETISGVKKGIAEAGTAIQARDVQPYSTKSK
- a CDS encoding alginate export family protein, translated to MIRFGAEVVLAGLFESIGLKQVERMKNIKKYRFAYGLAQPATDEVQARRLVRPLDAFQRNLLLSFALALVISSSNTVAQTPESSPVVTNRESSLSSDKSSTTDPQDKVTDKRLDTRFGPGQQAISGSVPAGTEGAPTYKLLRYSEDWSYLKEPQKRTDYWDPLKYIPLFDREEYYLTIGGDIREWFETYHNGSYGLAPSNARGNNTYFLQRYMLYGDLHIEPNFRIFVQSISGFEDGRIGGPRPDIDRNQFDLHQAFFDWKWNLINDDSITWRIGRQEFEYGSGRLIDVREGPNLRLSFDAARFLAKIGDWSVDGWWGKPVLNNAQTFDDEPNPQISFWGIYGVRPTGYDSKINFDVYYLGYENRTATYDEGKGYELRHSFGTRIWARPEPIEYNLEYVYQFGSFDGGQISAWTAANAIRYKLEELPLEPTPGVRFDIASGDRNALTRNLQTFNPLFPAGAYFNLTGPFGPMNLIDLHPTLDLKLSEKLSLSADWNFFWRQSLEDGIYQLSGNLLASGQSSRARYIGSSPALTLIWNPTPHLTLLTSYVHIFPGPFLEQSTPGKPVDYITTWLTYKF